In Fibrobacter sp. UWB10, the genomic window GTCTCTTTTTCAGCTGCAATACGGGCTGCGTTTGCGGCTTCTTTATCGCGGACTTTCTTTTTGGCTTCGTAGTCGCTATAACCGCCTACCGATTCAAACACGTTTCCGCCGTCTTCAATCGCCAAAATGCTTGTCGCGACAGAATCTAGGAAGGCACGGTCGTGGCTTACGGTAAGCACGGTTCCCTTGTAGTCGGCCAAGAGTTCTGCGAGCAGGTCAAGCGTTTCCATGTCCAAGTCATTGGTGGGTTCGTCAAGCACGAGCACGTTACTCGGGTGGCTAAAAAGGCACGCGAGCAGCAGGCGGTTGCGTTCTCCACCGCTCAAAGCACTAATCGGGCCACGGGCGCGATCTGCCGAGAAAAGGAAGTCTTGCAAATAACTTAACACATGGCGCTTGACACCGTTCAGCACCACGTACTGCTGTCCATCGGCAATGTTTTCAACAAGCGACTTGTCTTCGCGAAGGCGGGTACGCATCTGGTCAAAGTAGGCGATTTGCAGGTTCGTTCCAAGTCGCACATCACCTGTATCGGGCGTGAGTTCGCCCAAAATCAGGCGCAAGAGCGTCGTCTTTCCCGAGCCATTCGGGCCCACAATACCAATGCGGTCTCCGCGGGAAACTTCGGTCGTAAGCCCGCTAATCAGCGGCGTTCCATCGTAAGAATAGCTCACATCGCTGAGTCTTGCCACCAGGCGCCCCGAACGGTCCGCCTCGGTAATCTGCATATTCACATTGCCCGTTCGGGTGCGGCGCGCTGCACGTTCTTCGCGCATTTTAATGAGCGCGCGCACGCGGCCCTCGTTACGGGTCCGCCGCGCCTGGATTCCTTTGCGAATCCAGACTTCTTCTTCGGCCAAGCGCTTGTCGAAAAGCGCATTCGCCTTGTCCTCTTCGGCCAAGGCCTGATCGCGGAACTGCACAAACTTGTCGTACGGAAAATCCCAACTGCGAACACGACCGCGGTCCAAGTCAAAAATACGGGTAGCCACGCGGCGCACAAAGGTGCGGTCATGGCTCACAAAAAGCAAGGCACAATTCAGGCGGGTCACGATTCCTTCGAGCCACTGGATTGCCGGAATGTCCAAATGGTTCGTGGGTTCGTCCAGCAGCAACAAGTCCGGGTCTTGGGCCAAAGCCTGCGCAAAAAGAGTGCGGCGTTTCTGGCCACCGCTCAAACTGTCATAAAGAGCCTCAGGATCAATCCCCGTTTTGCCCAAAATCGCCTCGGCATGAGTATCGTGGGTGCCGTCTTGCATGACCCCCGCCATGACCACGTCGCGGACCGTGCCCTCGATATGGGCCGGAATTTCCTGAATCATGCGCGAAATCTTAAGGCCAGACTTCTTAACAATATCGCCCGACTGGGCCTCGGCCTCGCCCGAGAGCACTTTCAGCAAAGTGCTCTTGCCGCAACCATTGCGGCCGACCAGACAAATCCGGTCGCCGGCCTCGATGTCAAAGCTCACATTGTCGAGCAAAGGGGCGTTCGCCCCGATGCGTAAAAGAAGGTTCTGGGCAGAAAGAATCGGCATAACCCAAATGTAGAATTATATTTATCTACCTTTTTACTGATTTTTTATTATAATTAAAAGTATGAAAACATTTTCGTTATCGAATCGTTTCGCAATCGCACTTATCGCAGGTAGCCTCGCCGCCTCTACCGCACTTGCACAAGGTGAATTTGAAGGTTCAGGCGAAATTGCCGACCCGAACTGCGTTGGCGACGGTTGTGGCTATATCTCAGCAGACCAAGTCTCAGAAGACCAAGCAGCCGTTCCTAATGACGAAAACGCCGAAAGCTTCTCTTACAGCGAAAACGGCGCCACCTCCGAAGAAGCCTGGCCAGACACCACGGAACAAGCCGCTGCAGAACCCGCAGACGAAAGCGAACCTGCCGCAGAGACTGCCGAAGTCGCGACCACGAACATCGACGAAGAAGACGAAGAATCCCAGCACTACGTTGCCGAAAACGCCGCCGAATACCGCGCCCGCAAAGAAGGTTTTTCAAAGGGCGTTCAATTCGGTATTCGCGCTACTTTGGGCGTAAACAAGAACTTGGGTAAAGGCGCCAGCGACTGGAACATCGGCCCTGAAATTGGCGGCGGCCTCATGGCCAAGCTCCCCCTCGGCAGAACCTTTGCCATTTCAACCGAACTCAACTTCAGCTACCGCCTGTACAGCTACGAAGGCAAGTCCGAATACGGTCAGAAAGACACTGACAGCAAGGACAAGGCCTACAGCAATAACGAAGCTAGCATCAACGAAGCGCTTTTTGAAATTCCGGTCATCGGTCAGTTCATCTTTGACGAAGACGGATTCTTTATTGGCTTGGGGGTAAACCTCGGGCTAAAGATGAGCGGAGATTCCGAATACAAGCAGAGCATCGAATACGAAGGCGAAGTCACCGACGACAAGCGTTCGAACACCGTTCCTACTGTAGGAGTGGAAGTTGGCGGCCTCTTCGACTTGGGCTATTCCGTGAACCGCTGGCTCGTTGTGGACCTTCGAATCATCCAAAACTTCACAAATTTGCTTGATTTAGACCTGATTGCAGAATCTACCTTGATGAATTCCAAGCTCTATACGATGCACATCGGTGTCGGAGCCACACTCCTGCTTTAAAATCGGGGCGTTTCGTTACACCCCAACGTAAGTAAAAAAAATTTTCTGCACTATTTTTACACGTTGAATTTATTTTATAGCCGGTGTTCACATGCTCATTTATTATAATTAGGCTATGGATTTAAAGAGATTGAGTGTAATTTTCGCCATGGCGCTGGCATTTTCTGTGCCTGCCATGGCTCAAGATAATTCCGATGACGACGGTTGGGTTAGTTCTTCTAATGAGAATTCGACTTACGAAGGCTCTGCGGATAGCGAATTTGCTAACGACGAAGAATACGCAAGTGCCTACGCCCGTTATAAAGCGGAAACTACTAAAAAATCCGAAATCAACCGCCTAAGAAACGAAGGATTCCAGCGTGCCGTGTTGCTCGGCATTCGCGTTCAGGGTGGTATCAACACCTTCTTGGGCGAAAATTCCGACGGTTGGAAGATTGGTTACCAGGGCGGTGGCGGCCTCTTGCTCAAGATGAACTTCATGATCAAGAACTTGAGCCTTGTTCCCGAACTCACCTTCAACTACAGACATTACTCTTACGAACAGGACATGGATGCCTACACCAACGAAGCCAGCATCGATATCTTCATGTTCGAAATCCCGATTATTTTCCGCTACACCTTTGAAGACTACGGCTTTTATGTGGGCCTCGGCGTGAACATGGGCCTTAAGTTGAACGGTTCGTCTGAATTCAATACTAGCGGTGGCAAACGCGAAAATACGGTCGCAACCTCCGGTATGGAAGTGGGCGGCGCTTTAGACATCGGCTATATGCTTACTCGTTGGGTCAGCGTGAACATCCGCGTGGTGCAGTGCTTTACGAGCCTCTTGAACAAGACGCTTGTTGCAGAAGAAGCCTTCTATGATTCTTCGCTCAACACGTTCTATACCACTCTCGGTATCAACTTCATGTTCTAAAAAAAGCTTAATAAAAAAAGCAGCCCTGAACTTTAAAGTTCAGGGCGTTTTTGTTTAGGGCATTTGCATGCCCAAGATTCTCTACTTCTTTTGCTTGATGCCGCGTGCGCGCTGGATTTCGCGTTCAATCAGGCGCTTTTCAACCGCGAAGAAGTCTTCGTTCTTCTGGATTGCATTCTTGTAGATGACATCGGCAAGTTCCGGTTCGCCAGCAAGGAGCGAAATCACGATGCAGTTGCGCAGGAATATGTCACCCATTTCGTTGATTTCGTAATGGTCAAAGAAGTCCGCTATCAGTAGTGCAGCCTGCTTGTAGATCCCCTCGCGGGCAGCTTCTAGAATATTGAACTCATCGGCAAAGCTACGCGGGAAAGCATTCTTAGCAACAAGCTCGCCTACCCTGTTATAAACTTCGTCAGAGTCGCGGGCTTCCATCGGAATGGCACGAATCCATTCGACATAGTTTTCGCGGAACTTCTGGTAACCGATAGAGGTTTCAAGCGCGGCCAGGCGCGGATTTTCAGACACGACGCTATCCAAGATAATGCTGTCGCCCTGGACAATCGTATCGACCTTGACAAGCACGCGAGAGAACGAATCCTTGGCCGCAGCCGCTTCAAGTTCTTGCATGTAAGAGAGCAACGACGTTTTCTTGAAATCGTCCTTCGGTTCAGCAAGCATCGCCTTCACGCGGGCGGGGCGGCGAAGCGCATAGTCTTCGGGATCCAAGTACTGTTGCCAGCAGACTTCGCAACTGTCGAACACATTCACAATGTGCGCTTCGGAATGAACGAAGCGGGCTTCTTCGGCCTTGTTGTCAACCATCGGAATGAACAGGCTATTCGGCTTCACGCCTTCGAGCAGCGACTTCAGCATCTTGTTCGTGAACAGGAAGTTCCTTTCGCCAAAGAATTCCGGATCGCGGTGAATGCGGTTGAATTCAGCCACAAGTGCTGTATCAGTCGAGAAACGCCCAATGCCTTTCTGGAATACCGGCTGGTCACTTGCAATCATGATGATATCAGGTTCATCGGTCGACTTGTACAAGCTCACGTACGGGAACACCGTATCGAGCGCCTTCAGAATATTCAGGAACATCAGGTCGTTGAATTCATAAGTCTGAATCCACTGCACCCAGAGGGCACCCGGTTTCATGTAGCGGCGCATCTTGGCATAGAACTCATGAGCGAAGAGTCCTGCCACGCCACTCACCCACGGGTTGCTGGGCACGCTGATAATCATATCGTACTGACGGCGGTTCGTATGGAAGAACGTGGTCGCGTCGTCAATATAGATATGGATGCGCGGGTCGTCATAGCCGCGGTAGTTCCACGGATAAAAGCCCTTCGCCAAATCCATCATGGCTTGCTCGATTTCTACGCAGTCAAAGTCCTTGAGCAACGGGTCAGCGAGCAAGTAATGCGCGCCCATGCCGCTACCGAAGCCCACCATGGCGGCGTCGTACGGTTCCGTCTTCACAGCCATCGGCATGAAGGCGGTTGCGGCCTGCGTCAGTTCATCGCTTGAAATCGGAGATTCGCGGTCCTTGCTCATGCTCGCATCGGCCTTACCGTTCGTCTTCACGTAGTAATGCACCGGCGATTCGTGGAAGCTAATCGTTGCCGTCTTTCCATCAATCACTTGAATTTTTTCATTCGGGTGCATGTTCTTGTAACTGCGGAACACGCCA contains:
- a CDS encoding ATP-binding cassette domain-containing protein, producing MPILSAQNLLLRIGANAPLLDNVSFDIEAGDRICLVGRNGCGKSTLLKVLSGEAEAQSGDIVKKSGLKISRMIQEIPAHIEGTVRDVVMAGVMQDGTHDTHAEAILGKTGIDPEALYDSLSGGQKRRTLFAQALAQDPDLLLLDEPTNHLDIPAIQWLEGIVTRLNCALLFVSHDRTFVRRVATRIFDLDRGRVRSWDFPYDKFVQFRDQALAEEDKANALFDKRLAEEEVWIRKGIQARRTRNEGRVRALIKMREERAARRTRTGNVNMQITEADRSGRLVARLSDVSYSYDGTPLISGLTTEVSRGDRIGIVGPNGSGKTTLLRLILGELTPDTGDVRLGTNLQIAYFDQMRTRLREDKSLVENIADGQQYVVLNGVKRHVLSYLQDFLFSADRARGPISALSGGERNRLLLACLFSHPSNVLVLDEPTNDLDMETLDLLAELLADYKGTVLTVSHDRAFLDSVATSILAIEDGGNVFESVGGYSDYEAKKKVRDKEAANAARIAAEKETVASAPASAAAPAKKKKRSYNEEREYAALPEKIEKLEAEIAERQTELSKPEVFTNAARIVELQKEISDREAELEKAYERYEELDALG
- a CDS encoding porin family protein; the encoded protein is MKTFSLSNRFAIALIAGSLAASTALAQGEFEGSGEIADPNCVGDGCGYISADQVSEDQAAVPNDENAESFSYSENGATSEEAWPDTTEQAAAEPADESEPAAETAEVATTNIDEEDEESQHYVAENAAEYRARKEGFSKGVQFGIRATLGVNKNLGKGASDWNIGPEIGGGLMAKLPLGRTFAISTELNFSYRLYSYEGKSEYGQKDTDSKDKAYSNNEASINEALFEIPVIGQFIFDEDGFFIGLGVNLGLKMSGDSEYKQSIEYEGEVTDDKRSNTVPTVGVEVGGLFDLGYSVNRWLVVDLRIIQNFTNLLDLDLIAESTLMNSKLYTMHIGVGATLLL
- a CDS encoding outer membrane beta-barrel protein, with amino-acid sequence MDLKRLSVIFAMALAFSVPAMAQDNSDDDGWVSSSNENSTYEGSADSEFANDEEYASAYARYKAETTKKSEINRLRNEGFQRAVLLGIRVQGGINTFLGENSDGWKIGYQGGGGLLLKMNFMIKNLSLVPELTFNYRHYSYEQDMDAYTNEASIDIFMFEIPIIFRYTFEDYGFYVGLGVNMGLKLNGSSEFNTSGGKRENTVATSGMEVGGALDIGYMLTRWVSVNIRVVQCFTSLLNKTLVAEEAFYDSSLNTFYTTLGINFMF
- a CDS encoding spermine synthase: MNILVYFLFALSGFAGLIYEGSWARYLKLFLGHSSYGQVLTLCIYMGGLAIGSFIAGKMVEKTKRPLLGYGLVELAIGIGGVAYHPLYIWLTGIFYDSAWTASLTPRGAEIAKVVLATGSTLPIAIAVGMTFPFIAAGLMRKSGAEVSLPMLYFTNSLGSAIGILATSYLLIPEIGNHATLCVAASINFLLAAVFSFIGIATSPVPPKDDDAPEVHDEDYVAEHKLAMPPKNTWFWIAAITGLTSFVYEIVWIRLLSLLLGSSSHSFDQMLSAFILGLALGSAVSGKLLKKDSLIVLSMAQIFMAFFALCTLYFHQPFWGMMNEANQIFNPTSDGYVCWSLFKYALSMLWMIPTSFFAGMTLPLITLILTRAFKSEAPIGKVYGWNTLGSIIGSAGGGLVLLPVLQLKGALVTAALLDFAIGFLLLVIYRKRFRYSVMFYIMVCVMIMPAIFVKFDPSLITSGVFRSYKNMHPNEKIQVIDGKTATISFHESPVHYYVKTNGKADASMSKDRESPISSDELTQAATAFMPMAVKTEPYDAAMVGFGSGMGAHYLLADPLLKDFDCVEIEQAMMDLAKGFYPWNYRGYDDPRIHIYIDDATTFFHTNRRQYDMIISVPSNPWVSGVAGLFAHEFYAKMRRYMKPGALWVQWIQTYEFNDLMFLNILKALDTVFPYVSLYKSTDEPDIIMIASDQPVFQKGIGRFSTDTALVAEFNRIHRDPEFFGERNFLFTNKMLKSLLEGVKPNSLFIPMVDNKAEEARFVHSEAHIVNVFDSCEVCWQQYLDPEDYALRRPARVKAMLAEPKDDFKKTSLLSYMQELEAAAAKDSFSRVLVKVDTIVQGDSIILDSVVSENPRLAALETSIGYQKFRENYVEWIRAIPMEARDSDEVYNRVGELVAKNAFPRSFADEFNILEAAREGIYKQAALLIADFFDHYEINEMGDIFLRNCIVISLLAGEPELADVIYKNAIQKNEDFFAVEKRLIEREIQRARGIKQKK